TTGTTTAAATTTGACATAGAACGTTCGTTCGTGGTATAATTGAGCAGCACAAATGGTCGGAACAAATGACCTTCTAAATAAGGAGAATATTGACGATGGCCCTCTCAGAACGACAAAACAAAATTTTGGAGTTTCTCAAATCATTTACCCTGGACAATGGCTATCCCCCCACCATTCGGGAGATAGGCAAAGCCGTGGGTATTACCTCAACCTCGGTGGTCAACTACAATCTCGACGCCTTACAGCGGGCGGGTTTTATCTATCGAGATCGGACCGTGTCCCGCGGTATCCGTTTAGCCGAAGGACTGGAAGAGTTGGTCAGTTCTGTCGAGCTGGTGAGGATCCCCATGTTGGGCCGCATTGCCGCCGGTATCCCCATCCAGGTGCCCGAAGGCGCGTTTGACCGCGAAACCGATGTCATTGAACTGACTCCCGATTTGTTGCCGCCGCAGCGTGAGGGTATCTACGCCCTCAAAGTGCAGGGTACTTCCATGATTGACGCCCTGATCAATGACGGCGATATTGTGGTGATGCGCCATACCAACACCGCCGAAAATGGCGACATGGTGGCGGCCTGGTTGCTTGACCGGGAAGAGACCACGCTCAAACGTTTTTTCCATGAGGGCAACCGGGTGCGGCTCCAGCCCGAAAACCAAACTATGGCCCCCATTTTTGTTGACCCCGACAAAGTGGAGGTACAGGGCCGGGTGGTGACGGTCATCCGCCAGTTGAATTAGAACATCCTTCCACCAATTGACCCGAATACGTCTCTCTTTCTTTTCACTTGGGTTAATTGGTGGATTCATTTTTCGGCTGGTTTCCCCTTTTCCCCTTTCTCTCACTCTTTTTTCAATGCGCCCAGATGAGCTTGGGTGTGTTGATCTTTCCCACTTTTTTAATGTAAATTTGTAAGCAGAACTCTTGACAATAGAACGTGCGTTCTGGTATAATAAGAATTGTACTAGAACACACGTTCTATTTTGTTTTATAATGGTTCATTACGTGAAAGGAGCCAGGCAACATAATGAAGATTAGTGACAAACAAAGGGAGATGCTGGCGTT
The genomic region above belongs to Anaerolineae bacterium and contains:
- the lexA gene encoding transcriptional repressor LexA gives rise to the protein MTMALSERQNKILEFLKSFTLDNGYPPTIREIGKAVGITSTSVVNYNLDALQRAGFIYRDRTVSRGIRLAEGLEELVSSVELVRIPMLGRIAAGIPIQVPEGAFDRETDVIELTPDLLPPQREGIYALKVQGTSMIDALINDGDIVVMRHTNTAENGDMVAAWLLDREETTLKRFFHEGNRVRLQPENQTMAPIFVDPDKVEVQGRVVTVIRQLN